TTGGCTGGTTGCGATTTCGGATAATTCCTTCGAATCGATCCGCGGTAGGTTGTCGACGGCAGGACGGTTGCTGGCCGGCAGACATTCGCTCTGATCGCCGAATCGCTGCGTTGTCCCATCGATAGGGTTGGCTTGGGTTGGGATCGCGACCGGGCGTTCGTTGGATTGCTTTAAGCGATTCACCAAATCTTGACAGCTGGCAAATCGCCGGTTGGGATCCTTCTCCAACGCGCGTGCGATCACGGGCCGGTCGGCCGGCGGCAGCGATTCCAGGTTCGGTGCGCTGTGGACATGTTGGGTCGCCAGTTGAGCGATCGTTCGCCCTGCAAAGGGACGGTGCCCGGTCAACAGTTCTTGGTACATGACCGCCAGCGAGTATTGATCGCTGTTGTGGTGTGGCCGACCATCGAAGACTTCCGGGGCGGCGTAGATCGGCGTCAGCCCACCGACCATCGAACATTCGACGTCGCCGAGGTCCTTTAAGAGGCCAAAGTCGCCAACCTTGACGTGCCCGCCAACGATCAACAAATTGCCCGGTTTGACGTCCAGGTGTTGCAACTGGAATTCATCGTGCAGGTAATCGAGTCCGTCGGCGGCGTCGTGCAGATAGCCCAGGAGGTCGGACTTGGGGATCCCACACGATCCACGCTCACGATGTTTGTTGTAGATGTCCTCCAGACTGCCGCTAGCCAGTTCGGTGATGATGATCAATTGACCGTTTACGATCTCGAAACGTTCCAGCGACAACAGGAAGGGATGGTTGACCCCTTTGATGCGATTCAACGAGCGCAGTTCTCGCGAGCCCCGTTCGCTGTCGTGCGAACCGAATACGAACTTGATCGCCTTTTCCATCCCGCCGGGCGCTTCGGCGCTCCAGACTTCGCCGTAGCCACCAGCACCCAGTTTGCGCAAGACTTTGTAGCCAGCGATGGTTTCCGTGCCCGACTCGATTTTTAATGCTGAAATTGTCATTTTGCCCACTCTCTATAGTTCGCTGAAGTAGCTCTTACATGCTTGGTCCAAGAAGTCGGGTCTCAGCTGAGGTGGGATCTTCTTGTACTTACAGAAATTGTTCACTTGGGTCAGGATGTCGCGCGGCTGGCATCGCCGCAGCGATCGGCCGCTCTGTTCGTAGAACCGCAGCAGATGCTCGGCAGCCCCTTTGACCTGCGGGAATCCCATCTTCTCGACGTTGTGGTTGAAGATTCGAGTGAATTCCTTGGGGTCGGGGTCGTCGACCATGATCTTGTAAGGCACGCGTCGCAGGAACGCTTCGTCGACTAATTGGTCGGGGTTCAGGTTTGTCGAAAAGATGATCAACTGTTCAAACGGAATTTCGATCTTCTTGCCCGAAGGGAGGGTCAGGAAATCGATCCGGTTTTCCAGCGGAATGATCCAACGATTCAACAGCTCTTCAGGCTGAATTCGTTGGCGACCAAAGTCGTCGATCAACAGGCATCCGCAATTGCTTTTTAGTTGCAGCGGTGCTTCACAGGTGTTCGATCGAGGGTCGTGGCGAACCTCCAAATTCTCCATCACTAATTCACCGCCAACGATGACGGTAGGACGCTGGATCCGCACCCAACGACGATCCCATTGTTGGGCTTTGATGATTCCGTCGCCCGATTCGGGGATCGGCATCGGCCGATGAAAAGCATCGTCTTGGACTTTGATCAAATTGCCATCATCGAGGATCGAATGAGGGATCCAGATCTCTTGTCCCAGGCATTGTGTCAGGCAACGCGCGATCGTGGTCTTCCCGTTACCCGGTGGTCCAAACAGAAACAGACCGCTGTTGCTGTTGATCGCGGGTCCCAGTTGGTCCAACAGTTCGTTGTTGTGCGAGATGCTTGAAAGTGCCGAACGGAGGTCGTCGTAACCGATCGGGTCGAGCCCCGCCGCTTGCGCCTCGACGCTTAAAACGTAATCGCTCAACGGAACGGGAGCTGGCCCGGTGTAGGCACAATGGCTCATGTGCGTCTGGGCCCGCTTTTGTCCGTTTTCGGACAATGAATAATAGTAGTCGTTGAAGGCTGCCGGGCGGACGTGGGTGATCAGTTGACGCGTACGTTGGGCTTCGAGCAGTGGTTCGACGACACCAAACGGAATCCCTGTTCGTTCGGCCATCGCGCGACCGCTGAGTGTGCCAGTCGATAGGAAGATCTTTAATATCAACGCGTCGATATACGATTCCGAGAGACCGGTTTCGTGGAGATTTCGCGGTTCGGTCGGCCAGAAGGTATCACCACCTAACAGGCCGGACAACAGCGCGGAATCGATGCTAAGCGTTTGGTTCAGTACAGTCACTAGGGTCACCAAGCGAGGGTCGAGCGATGCTGGATTGCAGACGTTACGCTGAAATCTAGCTCGCTAGTTCAGCGAGGGAAGTGAGAACAGACAAACTAGCAAAAAAGATGGTGTGTTCTGTTCAGTGCCCTGTTTTGCGTTCTAAACTTCGGAAGTTCACAGAACATACGAGTTCCGGAATGGACAAACCGTCTTCTTGCGGATTGCACTGAATATGACAATGGCTCCAAACATGAACGCACCCAATAAACTGTCCGGCGAGATCGGCAGTGATGTGTGGTTTCTCAGCGGTCCGACTCGGCCCGGTGATGTTTCTCGATACATTCCGGTCGAGGAAGAACCCTTTGTGGTTGGACGCAAGGCAAATGTAAATCTGACTTTGGGATACAACACCGTCAGCAGTGCGCATGCCAGTTTGTGGACCGAAGAGGGCCAGTTGTGGTTGCAAGACCTAGGGAGCACCAATGGCACATTTGTTAATGGTCAACGGATCTCACAACCGGTACGACTGGGAGAAGAGGATCTCGTTCATTTCGCCGAAGCGTTGTTTCGCATCCGCCGCCAAAGCGTGGGGGCATCGATGTCGGGGACGATCCCGCAGAATGTTTGCGATCAGGCGTTGGCGCTGGTGCAGTTCGATCGTTTGATGAGCGAACGGTTGGTTGTTCCTCATTTTCAGCCGATCGTGCAAATGGCTGACAGTGAAATGCTGGGGTTCGAAATTCTGGGCCGTGGCCGGGTCTTCGGGCTCGAGTCGGTCGGTGCGATGTTTGAAGCGGCTTCCCAGTTGAATTTGGAAGTCGATCTCAGCCAGATGTTGCGTTGGGAAGGAGTTCGCGTTGGACGCAGTCTGCCCCAATGTCCGGTGTTGTTTGTCAACACGCACCCGGCGGAATTGGCAAACGATGGGTTGGAGGCTTCGTTGGAACAGCTTCGCGACATGGCCGGTAGCACTCGATTGGTCCTCGAAATCCATGAATCGGCGGTCACCAATCCCGAACTGCTCAGCCTGCTGCAGACAAAATTGCAGTCCTTGGGGATAGGGCTCGCCTACGACGACTTCGGTGCCGGGCAAGCGCGGCTCAGCGAA
Above is a genomic segment from Rosistilla ulvae containing:
- a CDS encoding EAL domain-containing protein — its product is MNAPNKLSGEIGSDVWFLSGPTRPGDVSRYIPVEEEPFVVGRKANVNLTLGYNTVSSAHASLWTEEGQLWLQDLGSTNGTFVNGQRISQPVRLGEEDLVHFAEALFRIRRQSVGASMSGTIPQNVCDQALALVQFDRLMSERLVVPHFQPIVQMADSEMLGFEILGRGRVFGLESVGAMFEAASQLNLEVDLSQMLRWEGVRVGRSLPQCPVLFVNTHPAELANDGLEASLEQLRDMAGSTRLVLEIHESAVTNPELLSLLQTKLQSLGIGLAYDDFGAGQARLSELVQARPEFVKFDMSLIRGIDTASPERQRMLEALVKMVRELDIQALAEGIESKAEAEFCQSIGFDLAQGYYFGRPVPIESATDRI
- a CDS encoding ATP-binding protein, with protein sequence MTVLNQTLSIDSALLSGLLGGDTFWPTEPRNLHETGLSESYIDALILKIFLSTGTLSGRAMAERTGIPFGVVEPLLEAQRTRQLITHVRPAAFNDYYYSLSENGQKRAQTHMSHCAYTGPAPVPLSDYVLSVEAQAAGLDPIGYDDLRSALSSISHNNELLDQLGPAINSNSGLFLFGPPGNGKTTIARCLTQCLGQEIWIPHSILDDGNLIKVQDDAFHRPMPIPESGDGIIKAQQWDRRWVRIQRPTVIVGGELVMENLEVRHDPRSNTCEAPLQLKSNCGCLLIDDFGRQRIQPEELLNRWIIPLENRIDFLTLPSGKKIEIPFEQLIIFSTNLNPDQLVDEAFLRRVPYKIMVDDPDPKEFTRIFNHNVEKMGFPQVKGAAEHLLRFYEQSGRSLRRCQPRDILTQVNNFCKYKKIPPQLRPDFLDQACKSYFSEL